From Agrobacterium tumefaciens, a single genomic window includes:
- a CDS encoding chemotaxis protein CheW, with the protein MTSTSSDFQFVTFSLGEEVFAVPVTVVREILDYEDTFKIPHSPEYLLGLRDVRGQGVPIIDLRLRLGMSRSVRTPHTRVLVLDIPFPARTLAVGLVADKVFEVTPFSRDQMESAPDIGVQWNCDYIASVVRREGDFVVIIDLAKLFSDEESALARQSGKPVQAA; encoded by the coding sequence AGGAAGTCTTCGCGGTTCCTGTGACTGTCGTTCGTGAAATTCTCGACTACGAGGATACTTTCAAAATCCCTCACAGCCCCGAATATCTGCTGGGTCTGAGAGACGTGCGTGGGCAAGGCGTGCCCATCATCGACCTTCGCCTGCGGCTCGGTATGAGCCGCAGCGTGAGGACCCCCCATACGCGTGTGCTGGTGTTGGATATCCCCTTCCCTGCCCGGACACTTGCTGTTGGTCTCGTGGCAGACAAGGTGTTCGAGGTAACGCCTTTCAGCCGCGACCAGATGGAATCCGCGCCCGACATCGGTGTTCAATGGAACTGCGACTATATCGCCAGCGTCGTGCGTCGAGAGGGTGACTTTGTTGTCATCATCGACCTGGCAAAACTGTTTTCGGATGAAGAGAGCGCCCTTGCCCGGCAGAGTGGCAAACCGGTCCAAGCAGCATGA
- a CDS encoding chemotaxis protein CheR, whose amino-acid sequence MRGAVSVNASAAAYDGLSQRDFKLLAEYIYNYSGIKMPDTKRTMLEGRLRKRLRATGHATFGEYCNFLFREDGLEEEAIYLIDVVTTNKTDFFREPNHFDYLEKFALPALVNEGHNRIRAWSSACSTGAEPYTMAMVLSEAVDKQVISNFSILATDLSTDVLRKAHSGIYARELLDPVPAEMMRKYVMRPVDAGRRDVRIVPRLRSKIGFARLNLMDKTYQIGDAVQLIFCRNVLIYFDKKTQTHVLTELCRRLVPGGYLFIGHSETITGIDLPLRQVANTVFKKQ is encoded by the coding sequence ATGAGGGGAGCCGTTTCCGTGAATGCGTCCGCCGCTGCTTATGACGGATTGAGCCAGCGGGATTTCAAGCTGCTCGCCGAGTACATCTACAATTACAGCGGCATAAAAATGCCCGACACCAAACGCACGATGCTTGAGGGGCGTTTGCGAAAGCGCCTGCGCGCCACAGGCCATGCCACCTTCGGCGAATATTGCAACTTTCTGTTCCGTGAAGACGGGCTGGAAGAAGAAGCGATCTATCTGATCGACGTGGTGACCACCAACAAAACGGATTTCTTCCGCGAGCCGAACCATTTCGACTACTTGGAGAAGTTCGCCTTACCGGCATTGGTGAATGAGGGGCACAACCGCATTAGAGCCTGGAGTTCTGCCTGCTCGACAGGTGCAGAGCCTTATACCATGGCGATGGTGCTGTCCGAAGCTGTCGATAAACAGGTGATCAGCAACTTTAGCATCCTCGCCACCGATCTCTCCACCGACGTACTCAGGAAAGCCCATAGCGGCATCTATGCCCGTGAGCTTCTCGATCCAGTTCCGGCAGAAATGATGCGCAAATACGTCATGCGCCCGGTCGACGCTGGTCGTCGGGACGTGAGGATTGTTCCAAGGTTGCGGTCAAAAATCGGCTTCGCCCGTCTTAATCTCATGGATAAGACGTATCAGATCGGCGATGCAGTGCAGCTTATTTTCTGCCGTAACGTTTTGATCTATTTCGACAAGAAAACGCAGACACATGTGCTGACCGAATTATGCCGTCGCCTGGTGCCGGGCGGCTATCTTTTCATCGGCCATTCCGAAACCATAACCGGTATCGACCTGCCGTTACGCCAGGTCGCCAATACCGTTTTCAAGAAACAGTAA
- a CDS encoding chemotaxis response regulator protein-glutamate methylesterase, with product MSKKIRVLIVDDSASVRQTLTQVLESDPKIEVIGAASDPFVAAKRIQEEIPDVITLDVEMPRMDGITFLRKIMSQKPIPVVMCSSLTEAGSETLLQALEAGAVDIILKPKIAAADHLAEQASRICEVVKSAAHARVGNARPALRSASASGPLAKLTADAVLPPPSGKAMARTTEMVICVGASTGGTEALREMLMRLPANSPGMVIVQHMPEKFTAAFAKRLNSLCDVEIKEAEDGDPVLRGHVLIAPGDKHMLLERQGARYRVSIRSGPLVSRHRPSVDVLFRSSARAAGANAMGIIMTGMGDDGARGMLEMHQAGAFTVAQDEASSVVFGMPKEAIAHGGVDKILHLDKIAQEILAEDRRR from the coding sequence ATGTCGAAAAAGATCCGCGTCCTTATTGTCGACGATTCTGCCAGCGTCCGGCAGACCTTGACGCAGGTTCTCGAGAGCGACCCAAAGATCGAAGTGATCGGAGCCGCATCTGATCCCTTTGTCGCGGCCAAGCGTATCCAGGAAGAAATCCCTGACGTCATTACGCTCGACGTGGAGATGCCACGCATGGACGGCATCACTTTTCTGCGCAAGATCATGTCGCAAAAACCGATCCCGGTGGTCATGTGCTCGTCATTGACGGAAGCCGGATCGGAAACACTGCTGCAGGCTCTGGAAGCGGGTGCTGTCGACATAATTCTCAAACCAAAAATCGCTGCGGCAGATCATCTTGCCGAGCAGGCTTCCCGCATCTGCGAGGTCGTCAAAAGTGCTGCCCATGCCCGCGTCGGAAATGCACGCCCTGCCCTCCGATCAGCCTCGGCCAGCGGTCCCCTAGCCAAACTGACGGCCGATGCCGTGCTGCCGCCCCCGTCAGGCAAGGCGATGGCGCGGACCACAGAAATGGTGATCTGTGTCGGTGCGTCCACGGGCGGGACCGAAGCGTTGCGTGAAATGCTCATGAGGCTACCGGCAAACTCTCCCGGTATGGTTATCGTCCAGCATATGCCGGAGAAATTCACCGCAGCCTTTGCAAAGCGTCTGAACAGCTTGTGCGATGTGGAAATCAAGGAAGCAGAGGACGGTGACCCGGTTTTGCGTGGTCATGTGCTGATTGCGCCGGGCGACAAGCACATGCTGCTGGAACGGCAAGGGGCCCGCTACCGTGTCTCAATTCGCAGCGGCCCTCTGGTTTCACGGCATCGCCCATCTGTCGACGTCCTGTTTCGCTCATCCGCACGCGCCGCAGGGGCAAATGCAATGGGTATCATCATGACCGGCATGGGCGACGACGGTGCTCGCGGCATGTTGGAGATGCATCAGGCTGGTGCTTTCACAGTTGCTCAGGACGAAGCATCGTCCGTCGTTTTCGGCATGCCCAAGGAAGCAATTGCGCATGGCGGTGTCGACAAGATCCTTCACCTCGACAAGATTGCGCAGGAAATCCTGGCAGAGGATCGCCGTCGTTAA
- a CDS encoding ParA family protein: protein MPVITFANTKGGAGKTTAVLLLASELARRGSRLCVIDTDPQRWISRWREKADAKVEFSVITYVTATTLQQHVLDSRRAFDHVLIDLPGAQSPLLATAIGLSNHVLIPVQGSTMDAQGGAQVLELLRYLYEKANIRIEHSVVLTRVNPLVTTRALLAARELLAQRNVRVLDTPIFERSAFRDMFEFDGCLHTMNSGTVSNLDKALKNAGAFADEVLRLLEASEKETASKLMQAA from the coding sequence ATGCCAGTTATCACCTTCGCGAACACCAAAGGCGGCGCAGGCAAAACAACTGCTGTGTTGCTGCTGGCGTCCGAACTGGCCCGGCGCGGGTCGCGGCTCTGCGTGATCGATACCGATCCGCAACGCTGGATATCCCGCTGGCGCGAAAAAGCCGACGCCAAAGTCGAATTTTCAGTCATCACCTATGTGACCGCGACGACACTCCAACAGCATGTCCTCGATAGCCGGCGCGCGTTCGACCACGTCCTCATCGATCTGCCGGGCGCCCAATCACCATTGCTGGCAACGGCGATCGGACTTTCTAACCACGTACTTATTCCCGTACAGGGCAGCACGATGGATGCTCAGGGTGGCGCACAAGTTCTGGAACTGCTGCGCTACCTCTATGAAAAAGCAAATATCCGGATCGAGCATTCGGTCGTCCTGACCCGCGTTAATCCGCTTGTCACCACGCGTGCCCTGCTGGCCGCACGCGAACTCCTGGCACAAAGGAATGTCCGTGTCCTCGATACGCCGATTTTCGAGAGATCGGCATTCAGAGATATGTTCGAGTTCGATGGATGCTTGCACACGATGAATTCAGGCACTGTCAGTAACCTCGACAAGGCCCTCAAAAATGCAGGCGCTTTCGCAGACGAAGTTCTTCGGTTGCTTGAAGCTTCAGAGAAGGAGACCGCCAGCAAACTGATGCAGGCGGCCTGA
- a CDS encoding chemotaxis protein translates to MRHLSKAETHDPQAYLTERLALAQSRIEQTFLDGGSVLVSVMEILSELIAILDRMTGSMDGDTAGTAVSNMQMTVEELIRLPEMENARQTAFTEMSTLCKSSNGHVDDIKETIRYLKTFAVTVKITGAGISEFSAFAEEIRERIHFGGDEVAKFAQYLDLMDKQLAKARDVSSAIRVDFDATIPEIVRGLKTNAGRIGDQHRDMTAMASKVKSIAQGVQAKIGSTLSSLQIGDITRQRIEHVNTTLALFDEYRHSEEARVLSAAEMDALCDTVFELVRAQIEETAATFQQDCRKIFAGIASFADDAANILSLRDRLVEDADKDGGSALQLLERDIAKACNLAGRVQESMVEANAAVSSVTSTAQDLLQGIEVLRSIKTEIHYMALNSNLRCSKLGDEGRSVNVVSAELRVFADKLETPADAIVGDLRRIEAAIADLAGEKQSSADLRKPLNEALDAVSQAKIQMETGLRDLAEEGQAVFSRISAAVVKLDFESELGNVLEECRQIAGDIAVTSAQDITAFAEKILPLSSRIYKIYTMAQERDVHMHYLPVDLASGQKEPMATASDDDDDLFADALF, encoded by the coding sequence GTGAGACATCTATCAAAAGCTGAAACGCACGACCCGCAGGCTTATTTGACCGAGCGTCTGGCGCTTGCGCAGTCTCGCATCGAGCAAACCTTCCTTGATGGCGGTTCGGTTCTCGTCTCAGTCATGGAAATCCTGAGCGAGCTCATCGCGATCCTGGATCGCATGACCGGCTCCATGGATGGCGATACCGCCGGTACGGCCGTGTCCAACATGCAAATGACGGTGGAGGAACTCATCCGTCTTCCCGAAATGGAAAACGCACGGCAAACAGCATTCACTGAAATGAGCACGCTTTGCAAATCCTCGAACGGCCATGTCGACGATATCAAGGAGACTATCCGCTATTTGAAAACCTTCGCAGTCACCGTGAAGATCACGGGCGCGGGTATCTCCGAGTTCTCCGCTTTTGCCGAGGAAATACGAGAGCGTATTCATTTCGGCGGCGATGAAGTTGCCAAATTTGCGCAATATCTCGATCTCATGGATAAGCAGCTCGCCAAAGCGCGTGATGTTTCGTCCGCTATCAGGGTGGATTTCGATGCGACGATCCCGGAAATTGTCAGAGGGTTGAAGACCAATGCGGGTCGCATCGGCGACCAACATCGCGATATGACGGCGATGGCATCCAAGGTGAAGTCGATTGCACAGGGCGTACAGGCCAAGATCGGATCGACACTCTCTTCGCTGCAGATCGGCGACATAACCCGCCAGCGCATCGAGCATGTGAATACAACACTGGCTCTTTTTGACGAGTACCGGCACTCCGAGGAAGCACGAGTGCTGAGCGCTGCCGAAATGGATGCCTTATGTGATACGGTGTTCGAGCTTGTTCGCGCGCAGATCGAGGAAACAGCTGCTACCTTCCAACAGGATTGTCGCAAGATTTTTGCGGGAATCGCAAGCTTTGCTGATGATGCCGCCAACATTCTCTCCCTCCGCGATCGGCTGGTGGAAGATGCGGACAAGGACGGCGGCAGCGCGCTTCAACTGCTTGAAAGAGATATTGCCAAGGCGTGCAATCTCGCAGGTCGCGTGCAGGAGAGTATGGTTGAAGCTAATGCGGCCGTCTCATCGGTGACCAGTACGGCGCAGGATCTCTTGCAGGGCATCGAGGTTCTACGGTCCATCAAAACCGAAATTCACTACATGGCGCTGAACTCGAACCTGCGTTGCTCAAAGCTGGGTGACGAGGGACGTTCGGTCAATGTTGTCAGCGCTGAACTTCGGGTCTTCGCCGACAAGCTGGAGACGCCTGCGGACGCAATCGTTGGCGATCTTCGCCGGATCGAGGCGGCGATTGCCGATCTGGCTGGCGAAAAACAGAGCTCCGCAGATCTGCGTAAACCGTTGAATGAGGCGCTTGACGCAGTCAGCCAGGCAAAGATCCAGATGGAAACGGGTCTGCGGGATCTGGCGGAAGAAGGGCAGGCGGTTTTCAGCCGCATTAGCGCCGCCGTGGTGAAGCTTGATTTTGAGAGCGAGCTTGGCAACGTTCTGGAAGAATGCAGGCAAATTGCCGGGGATATCGCTGTAACCAGCGCTCAGGATATAACGGCATTCGCAGAAAAGATCCTTCCCTTATCGTCTCGCATCTACAAGATCTATACAATGGCACAGGAGCGCGACGTCCATATGCACTACCTGCCGGTCGATCTCGCGTCCGGGCAGAAAGAGCCGATGGCTACAGCCTCGGATGACGACGACGATCTGTTCGCCGACGCGCTTTTCTAG
- a CDS encoding NAD(P)/FAD-dependent oxidoreductase, translating into MIDDHGTSRSQERSFGLKALEERLAYELQLLERPARSWVPDTSSPADHVLDVAVIGAGLCGLTALAALLFTGINNVRAFDKAPAGQEGPWITSARMETLRTRKELAGPALGIPSLTFRAWYEAQFGGQAFEAMPLIPREMWMEYMVWYRRVLTLPVSNDQALENLAIRHDGLLELDFGGETGSQRVLARRVILATGLDGLGAPRLPDVAATVPARFIRHSGDVFDISTLRGKRVAVVGAGASAMDNAASALEAGAASVDLFIRRQDIPRVEKFGGVAGLGMTHGFIGLPDEDRWTFMTEAERTQIPPPRHSVLRVSRHKNAFFHLGSPINALTQTNEAVEICTPKGRYTVDIIIFATGFDVNFAQRPEFTALQDRILLWRDVYQPPAHNRNEALGSYPYLGPSFEFLPKPDLSAAEAETISHIYCFAYPAVPSHGKITSGIPAVSHGAERLAEGIARSLFVEDRYRHLETFMGHDVSEIIGDEWLDADENQEQETANG; encoded by the coding sequence ATGATTGACGATCACGGGACAAGCCGTTCACAGGAAAGATCCTTCGGGCTGAAGGCGCTTGAGGAAAGGCTTGCCTATGAATTGCAGCTGCTTGAGCGACCGGCACGGTCGTGGGTTCCAGACACCAGCTCTCCTGCAGATCACGTTCTTGATGTTGCGGTGATTGGGGCGGGACTTTGCGGCCTGACGGCCCTTGCCGCCTTGCTTTTCACCGGCATTAACAATGTCCGGGCTTTCGACAAGGCTCCCGCTGGCCAGGAAGGGCCGTGGATCACGTCGGCGCGTATGGAAACACTGCGTACGCGCAAGGAACTTGCAGGCCCGGCGCTTGGTATTCCATCGCTAACCTTCCGCGCATGGTACGAAGCCCAGTTTGGTGGACAGGCCTTCGAGGCCATGCCGCTTATTCCGCGTGAAATGTGGATGGAATACATGGTGTGGTACAGACGTGTTCTGACCCTGCCTGTGAGCAATGACCAAGCACTCGAAAACCTGGCAATCCGGCATGACGGACTGCTGGAACTCGATTTCGGTGGAGAAACAGGAAGCCAGCGCGTACTGGCGAGACGCGTCATTCTTGCCACCGGTCTGGATGGCCTTGGCGCACCACGACTGCCGGACGTCGCGGCGACCGTTCCAGCCCGTTTTATCCGCCATAGCGGTGATGTGTTCGATATCTCGACATTACGTGGAAAGCGTGTCGCCGTCGTCGGGGCCGGAGCTTCAGCCATGGATAATGCTGCATCAGCACTAGAGGCGGGTGCGGCGAGCGTCGATCTCTTTATACGGCGTCAGGATATTCCCCGCGTCGAGAAGTTTGGAGGCGTTGCCGGTCTTGGCATGACACACGGTTTTATCGGCCTGCCGGATGAAGATCGTTGGACCTTCATGACAGAAGCCGAGCGCACGCAAATTCCACCGCCGCGTCACAGCGTTCTTCGCGTGTCGCGCCATAAGAATGCATTTTTCCACCTTGGCAGCCCCATTAACGCGCTGACGCAAACCAACGAAGCCGTGGAAATCTGCACCCCCAAAGGCCGCTATACAGTCGACATCATCATTTTCGCGACGGGATTTGACGTCAATTTTGCACAACGGCCTGAATTCACGGCTCTTCAGGATCGCATCCTTTTATGGCGCGATGTCTATCAGCCACCGGCACATAACCGGAACGAGGCGCTGGGTAGCTATCCCTATCTCGGGCCATCGTTCGAGTTTCTGCCCAAGCCTGACCTCAGCGCTGCGGAAGCGGAGACAATTTCACACATCTATTGCTTTGCTTACCCGGCGGTTCCTTCTCACGGCAAGATCACTAGTGGCATCCCTGCCGTCAGCCACGGCGCAGAACGGCTGGCCGAAGGCATCGCCCGCTCACTCTTTGTCGAAGATCGCTACCGCCATCTCGAGACATTCATGGGCCACGACGTCTCGGAAATCATTGGCGACGAATGGCTCGACGCGGATGAGAATCAAGAACAGGAGACCGCAAATGGTTGA
- a CDS encoding 2-hydroxychromene-2-carboxylate isomerase, producing the protein MVETAVKLEIFYGISSPWAYFGAPHAVKIAKANGAEVVLRPIRIIEANGGIPLRTRPDARQRYHAVELDRWRRHLNMPLNLTPKFYPCATIERAAQTVIAAQKAGLDAISLSFAIQRGLWAEERDIADLDTLREIATATIGPEGAALVCDPQPDDIVAEWHGNLAEAERLGIFGTPTYVVNGELFWGQDRLEFAGRALAALKQEQTPSAVRTFR; encoded by the coding sequence ATGGTTGAGACGGCTGTAAAACTGGAGATATTCTACGGCATCTCCTCGCCTTGGGCCTATTTCGGTGCACCGCACGCGGTTAAAATCGCAAAGGCGAATGGTGCCGAGGTTGTCTTGCGCCCAATTCGCATCATCGAGGCCAATGGCGGCATTCCGCTGCGCACGCGTCCCGACGCGCGACAGCGGTACCATGCTGTCGAGCTCGATCGTTGGCGCCGGCACCTCAACATGCCCCTCAACCTGACACCAAAATTCTACCCCTGTGCCACCATAGAGCGAGCAGCACAGACCGTCATCGCCGCACAGAAGGCGGGCCTCGATGCCATCAGCCTCTCCTTTGCAATCCAGCGTGGCCTGTGGGCAGAGGAACGCGATATCGCCGACCTCGACACGTTGCGCGAAATTGCTACGGCGACTATTGGCCCTGAAGGCGCCGCGCTCGTGTGTGATCCTCAGCCCGACGACATCGTTGCCGAATGGCACGGTAATCTGGCGGAGGCGGAGCGTCTCGGCATCTTCGGCACGCCCACATATGTCGTAAACGGCGAATTGTTCTGGGGTCAGGACAGACTGGAATTCGCCGGCCGCGCCTTGGCGGCCCTCAAGCAAGAACAGACACCATCTGCGGTAAGGACATTCCGATGA
- a CDS encoding membrane dipeptidase — protein sequence MTDAQKLHDQAIVIDGLQTCQWSRSIFEDMRKGGLTAVNASSVIWENFREGVGYVSEWKRFMRENDDIIRPVRTVADIHAAKEENKTGIIIGWQNTSPLEDKLDYVEIFKDLGVGIMQLTYNTQNYSGAGYLEENDSGLTGFGREVLSEMNRVGVLCDLSHVGDRTTADVIERSKSPVCISHVLPRALRDVKRNKPDELFKACAEKGGIIGVSLFAPGLAAGNDATVEDYLDAMAYIIDLVGEDHVGIGTDFSQERPRPGPWQIWANKDKGTARTLTEFATVKISKPQGIERIGDVPNLTSRMLARGWSESLVLKLLGQNWLRVLDAAWRPTN from the coding sequence ATGACCGATGCTCAAAAACTCCACGACCAAGCCATCGTGATCGATGGCCTGCAGACCTGCCAGTGGAGCCGGTCGATATTCGAGGACATGCGCAAGGGCGGTCTGACCGCAGTAAACGCGTCGAGTGTGATCTGGGAAAACTTCCGCGAAGGCGTCGGTTATGTCAGCGAGTGGAAGCGCTTTATGCGCGAAAACGATGACATTATCCGACCAGTACGTACTGTTGCCGATATCCACGCCGCCAAGGAAGAAAACAAGACAGGTATCATCATCGGCTGGCAGAATACGTCGCCGCTCGAAGACAAGCTGGATTATGTCGAGATTTTCAAGGATCTCGGCGTCGGCATCATGCAGTTGACCTATAATACCCAGAACTATTCTGGAGCGGGATACCTGGAAGAAAACGATAGCGGCCTGACCGGTTTTGGGCGCGAAGTGCTCTCGGAAATGAACCGCGTTGGCGTGCTTTGCGACCTCAGCCATGTGGGTGACAGGACGACGGCAGATGTGATCGAGCGATCCAAGTCACCTGTCTGTATCTCGCATGTGTTGCCCCGCGCGTTGCGTGACGTGAAGCGCAACAAGCCGGACGAGTTGTTCAAGGCATGCGCCGAAAAGGGCGGAATCATCGGCGTCAGCTTGTTCGCGCCGGGCCTTGCAGCCGGCAACGACGCAACGGTCGAAGACTATCTTGATGCCATGGCCTACATCATTGACCTTGTTGGAGAAGATCACGTGGGCATCGGCACCGATTTCTCTCAGGAACGCCCGCGCCCTGGTCCTTGGCAGATCTGGGCGAACAAGGACAAGGGAACAGCCCGTACCCTGACTGAATTTGCGACGGTGAAGATTTCCAAACCGCAGGGCATCGAACGAATTGGCGACGTTCCGAACCTTACGTCCCGCATGCTCGCGCGCGGCTGGAGCGAATCTCTGGTTCTCAAACTCCTGGGGCAGAACTGGCTACGCGTACTTGATGCCGCCTGGCGGCCGACAAACTGA
- a CDS encoding ABC transporter substrate-binding protein, producing the protein MKNAIKGRKAATFAGIVAAGIASLSGSVFAQDATKGTVNIVGFSGVFADNYQKFVIDAFKAKYPGIEVTYQQSKNSAETLALLTLQRADPKVDVALIDVSVAIKANKEELFTKLDAAKVTNLADQPEWARIDGDRAVAFSQDNLAILYNTDSVKTPPTSWNDLTDPQYKGKIAAKLSDTRGVILLPILTKLKGGDYKNSIDPGIELLNEIAPSVSTFEPAPDCYAVVQSGEVDLSICWNGRAQYLHDTQGGKIGVALPKEGSIGQTNTIGLVEGSKNKEAAELFVNYALSPEAQATFAEKSFYGPVNTKVSLTEPVAARIYGSKEAQAAQSSLDWNFVSEKYSAWIQRINREVIAAN; encoded by the coding sequence ATGAAAAATGCTATCAAGGGCCGCAAGGCCGCGACCTTCGCCGGAATCGTTGCTGCCGGTATCGCCTCGCTTTCTGGCTCTGTCTTCGCGCAGGACGCGACCAAAGGCACCGTCAACATCGTCGGATTCTCAGGCGTATTTGCGGATAACTACCAGAAGTTCGTGATCGACGCCTTCAAGGCCAAATATCCGGGCATTGAAGTCACGTATCAGCAGAGCAAGAACTCTGCCGAGACACTGGCGCTCCTCACCCTCCAACGCGCCGACCCGAAGGTCGATGTCGCGCTGATCGACGTTTCGGTTGCTATCAAGGCCAACAAGGAAGAACTGTTCACCAAGCTTGATGCCGCCAAGGTGACCAATCTTGCCGATCAGCCAGAATGGGCACGGATCGACGGTGACCGCGCCGTCGCCTTCTCCCAAGACAACCTGGCTATTCTCTACAACACCGACAGCGTTAAAACCCCGCCGACAAGCTGGAACGACCTGACCGATCCGCAATACAAGGGCAAGATCGCCGCCAAGCTTTCCGACACACGCGGCGTCATCCTGTTGCCGATCCTGACCAAACTGAAGGGTGGCGATTACAAGAATTCGATCGATCCAGGGATCGAACTCCTGAACGAAATCGCGCCAAGCGTTTCAACGTTCGAACCGGCTCCCGATTGCTACGCGGTGGTACAAAGCGGTGAAGTCGATCTTTCCATCTGCTGGAATGGTCGCGCCCAGTACCTGCATGATACGCAGGGCGGCAAGATCGGTGTGGCGCTTCCAAAGGAAGGCTCAATCGGCCAGACGAATACCATTGGTCTCGTCGAGGGTTCCAAGAACAAGGAAGCAGCGGAACTCTTCGTGAACTACGCACTAAGCCCGGAAGCACAGGCGACTTTCGCCGAGAAAAGCTTCTACGGGCCTGTTAACACCAAGGTTTCACTGACGGAACCGGTTGCTGCCCGTATCTATGGCAGCAAGGAAGCACAAGCCGCACAGTCTTCGCTGGACTGGAACTTCGTGTCGGAAAAATACTCGGCATGGATTCAGCGGATCAACCGCGAGGTTATCGCGGCAAACTGA